The Lycium barbarum isolate Lr01 chromosome 9, ASM1917538v2, whole genome shotgun sequence genome has a segment encoding these proteins:
- the LOC132609246 gene encoding uncharacterized protein LOC132609246 → MPVMGIGAANWLKGSSTLLLSCRTNSIPAITSRLRPNLFSPHKNNNILFSNSHKIGLHFSNHGTKLHFNLYCTAPTSNVSVQENDEVVEEDEEGKMRKIKDVGNSLDIRVGRIIRAWRHEEADSLYVEEVDVGETEPRIICSGLVKYMPLEYLQERNVIVLANLKPRNMRGVKSNGMLMAASDASHENVELLAPPEGSVPGERIWFGSADEKANLPDVATPNQVAKKKIWELVQPHLKTDGACVAALGTHCMRSSMGVVVSPSLKDANIS, encoded by the exons ATGCCTGTAATGGGAATTGGTGCAGCTAATTGGTTAAAAGGAAGTAGCACTTTATTACTTTCTTGCCGCACCAATTCAATTCCTGCTATTACTTCGCGCTTGAGGCCAAATTTATTTTCCCCTCACAAAAATAACAACATCCTTTTCAGTAATAGCCACAAAATCGGTCTTCATTTTAGCAATCATGGCACAAAATTACACTTCAATTTGTACTGTACAGCCCCAACATCAAATGTAAGTGTACAAGAAAATGATgaagtagtagaggaagatgaggaGGGTAAGATGAGGAAGATTAAGGATGTTGGGAATAGTTTGGATATTAGAGTTGGGAGAATAATTAGAGCATGGAGACATGAGGAGGCTGATTCACTTTATGTTGAAGAggttgatgttggtgagactgaACCAAGAATTATATGTAGTGGACTGGTGAAGTATATGCCTCTTGAGTATCTTCAG GAAAGGAATGTGATTGTCCTTGCAAATTTAAAGCCAAGGAATATGCGTGGTGTCAAGTCAAATGGAATGCTGATGGCAGCATCTGATGCATCTCATGAGAACGTGGAACTTCTTGCGCCACCTGAGGGCTCAGTACCTGGGGAAAGGATATGGTTTGGTTCTGCTGATGAAAAGGCGAATCTCCCTGATGTGGCAACACCAAACCAG GTAGCGAAGAAAAAGATTTGGGAGCTAGTACAACCACATCTAAAAACAGATGGCGCGTGTGTTGCTGCACTAGGAACGCATTGTATGCGATCTTCAATGGGTGTGGTAGTCAGCCCATCTCTAAAGGATGCAAACATATCATAA
- the LOC132609245 gene encoding protein GET4-like isoform X2: MSRERAKRATLPPAQENIEKLEKVVKQGNYYGAQQMFKSISARYVSAERYSEALDILECGACLQLENGQVTCGSELALLFVETLVKGKVPYNEETLERVRKIYEKFPRPSVPQNLDLADDDDDNMQKLSEAIAAAKTRVECCSSFLKASLKWSTEFGALKYGSPELHEMLAEYIYSQSPEVDMVKVSFHFVRGRNLKKFASTIINFTGKCYPGEDDLAIGRAVLMYLSLGNLRDANKLMDEVEKEMQSKHLDFPQSELMQFVNYLLLTLQRDALPLFNMLRQNYKSSIDRDPLFNELLDEVAKKFYGVQRKNPLQGMFGDIFKMMGSE; encoded by the exons ATGTCTCGAGAAAGAGCCAAACGTGCTACACTCCCTCCAGCTCAGGAG AATATTGAGAAGTTGGAAAAGGTTGTAAAACAGGGAAATTACTATGGAGCTCAACAGATGTTCAAGTCTATCAGCGCAAG ATATGTGTCTGCTGAGAGGTACTCTGAAGCTTTGGATATTCTTGAGTGTGGTGCTTGCTTACAATTGGAGAATGGACAG GTTACCTGTGGGTCAGAGCTTGCACTGTTGTTTGTTGAAACTCTTGTAAAAGGAAAAGTTCCTTATAATGAAGAGACTCTTG AACGTGTCAGGAAAATCTACGAGAAGTTTCCTCGACCTTCTGTGCCACAAAATTTGGACCTcgcagatgatgatgatgataatatgcAAAAACTTTCTGAAGCCATTGCGGCAGCCAAAACTCGAGTGGAATGCTGCTCTTCCTTTTTAAAAGCGTCTCTCAA GTGGTCAACAGAATTTGGTGCACTCAAGTATGGATCTCCTGAGCTGCATGAGATGCTGGCAGAATATATATATTCTCAATCTCCCGAAGTG GACATGGTTAAAGTATCTTTTCATTTCGTTAGAGGAAGGAATCTGAAGAAATTTGCTTCGACTATCATAAATTTCACCGGCAAG TGCTATCCAGGAGAGGATGATTTGGCTATTGGGCGGGCAGTTTTGAT GTACTTGTCTCTGGGAAACCTGAGAGATGCTAACAAGCTCATGGATGAGGTGGAAAAGGAAATGCAGTCGAAGCATCTTGACTTTCCTCAGTCAGAATTAATGCAGTTTGTCAACTACCTTTTGCTGAC GTTGCAGAGAGATGCTTTACCTCTCTTTAATATGTTGAGACAGAACTACAAGTCTAGTATAGATAGAGATCCTCTATTTAATGAG TTGCTAGATGAAGTTGCAAAGAAGTTCTATGGCGTACAACGTAAAAATCCTCTTCAAGGCATGTTTGGAGATATCTTCAAG ATGATGGGAAGCGAATAG
- the LOC132609245 gene encoding protein GET4-like isoform X1 yields MSRERAKRATLPPAQEVPFDFKIHRFVFFLNIEKLEKVVKQGNYYGAQQMFKSISARYVSAERYSEALDILECGACLQLENGQVTCGSELALLFVETLVKGKVPYNEETLERVRKIYEKFPRPSVPQNLDLADDDDDNMQKLSEAIAAAKTRVECCSSFLKASLKWSTEFGALKYGSPELHEMLAEYIYSQSPEVDMVKVSFHFVRGRNLKKFASTIINFTGKCYPGEDDLAIGRAVLMYLSLGNLRDANKLMDEVEKEMQSKHLDFPQSELMQFVNYLLLTLQRDALPLFNMLRQNYKSSIDRDPLFNELLDEVAKKFYGVQRKNPLQGMFGDIFKMMGSE; encoded by the exons ATGTCTCGAGAAAGAGCCAAACGTGCTACACTCCCTCCAGCTCAGGAGGTGCCGTTTGATTTCAAGATTCATCGATTTGTTTTCTTTCTC AATATTGAGAAGTTGGAAAAGGTTGTAAAACAGGGAAATTACTATGGAGCTCAACAGATGTTCAAGTCTATCAGCGCAAG ATATGTGTCTGCTGAGAGGTACTCTGAAGCTTTGGATATTCTTGAGTGTGGTGCTTGCTTACAATTGGAGAATGGACAG GTTACCTGTGGGTCAGAGCTTGCACTGTTGTTTGTTGAAACTCTTGTAAAAGGAAAAGTTCCTTATAATGAAGAGACTCTTG AACGTGTCAGGAAAATCTACGAGAAGTTTCCTCGACCTTCTGTGCCACAAAATTTGGACCTcgcagatgatgatgatgataatatgcAAAAACTTTCTGAAGCCATTGCGGCAGCCAAAACTCGAGTGGAATGCTGCTCTTCCTTTTTAAAAGCGTCTCTCAA GTGGTCAACAGAATTTGGTGCACTCAAGTATGGATCTCCTGAGCTGCATGAGATGCTGGCAGAATATATATATTCTCAATCTCCCGAAGTG GACATGGTTAAAGTATCTTTTCATTTCGTTAGAGGAAGGAATCTGAAGAAATTTGCTTCGACTATCATAAATTTCACCGGCAAG TGCTATCCAGGAGAGGATGATTTGGCTATTGGGCGGGCAGTTTTGAT GTACTTGTCTCTGGGAAACCTGAGAGATGCTAACAAGCTCATGGATGAGGTGGAAAAGGAAATGCAGTCGAAGCATCTTGACTTTCCTCAGTCAGAATTAATGCAGTTTGTCAACTACCTTTTGCTGAC GTTGCAGAGAGATGCTTTACCTCTCTTTAATATGTTGAGACAGAACTACAAGTCTAGTATAGATAGAGATCCTCTATTTAATGAG TTGCTAGATGAAGTTGCAAAGAAGTTCTATGGCGTACAACGTAAAAATCCTCTTCAAGGCATGTTTGGAGATATCTTCAAG ATGATGGGAAGCGAATAG